Proteins encoded in a region of the Aliivibrio fischeri ATCC 7744 = JCM 18803 = DSM 507 genome:
- a CDS encoding PAS factor family protein, with protein sequence MDTTSLIYDTLTNLASAEPTQCAQIRQKLYDELNLPFDKKFALYSGVLGPVSAGRIDDLNEAVNKARAILEDKNY encoded by the coding sequence ATGGATACAACGTCACTCATCTATGACACGCTCACAAACTTAGCAAGTGCTGAACCGACTCAATGTGCTCAAATTCGACAAAAATTGTATGATGAACTTAATCTGCCATTTGATAAGAAGTTCGCATTATATTCGGGTGTACTTGGTCCGGTAAGCGCAGGAAGGATTGACGATCTTAATGAGGCGGTTAATAAAGCTCGTGCTATTTTAGAAGATAAAAACTATTGA
- a CDS encoding ClbS/DfsB family four-helix bundle protein, protein MSSVQKNKDELVDAISSISSKLLVDYQSIPPELSRDLEIEGNVKNTKVSVCDTLSYLIGWGKLVLKWYQLKSDGKPVDFPETGYKWNQLGELAQSFQAHYKDWDFVDLQLEFKSTTKEILDLINSLDNYTLYEILWYEQWTLGRMIQFNTSSPMKNMRTKVRRFKKAHGIN, encoded by the coding sequence ATGTCCTCAGTCCAAAAAAATAAAGATGAGTTAGTTGATGCGATTAGCTCTATTTCATCTAAATTATTGGTTGATTATCAATCTATTCCACCGGAGTTATCTCGTGATTTGGAAATTGAAGGAAACGTAAAAAATACAAAAGTTAGTGTTTGCGATACTCTTTCATATTTAATAGGTTGGGGTAAGCTTGTTCTTAAATGGTATCAGCTAAAATCAGATGGAAAGCCTGTAGATTTCCCTGAAACCGGTTATAAATGGAATCAACTAGGTGAATTAGCTCAAAGCTTCCAGGCTCATTATAAAGACTGGGATTTCGTTGATTTACAGCTTGAGTTTAAATCGACAACTAAAGAAATTTTAGATCTAATTAATAGCCTTGATAATTATACTTTATATGAAATCCTGTGGTATGAGCAATGGACGTTAGGACGAATGATCCAATTTAATACATCGTCACCAATGAAAAATATGAGAACAAAAGTAAGACGTTTTAAAAAGGCTCATGGGATCAATTAG
- a CDS encoding putative adenosine monophosphate-protein transferase Fic, translating into MVDKYGTTQDPYTYENSTVLVNKLNINNEAVLEAAERDLTTLAAMYVEFQLPPYDFIYLRSIHHMLFSDLFEWAGELRTIDISKGNTRFCNVARIEKEANNLFSMLEKDKYLVELPYDEFLTKLAEYYCDINVLHPFREGNGRAQRLLFEHIAINCGYNINFSGITSEQWVAANIHGYHCNYVPMKELFSVCVTKAEKRS; encoded by the coding sequence ATGGTTGATAAATATGGCACAACACAAGATCCTTATACTTACGAAAATAGTACGGTTCTTGTTAATAAGCTCAATATCAACAATGAAGCGGTATTAGAGGCTGCAGAACGTGATTTAACAACGTTAGCTGCAATGTATGTAGAGTTTCAATTGCCTCCTTACGATTTCATCTATCTGCGTTCAATTCATCATATGTTATTCTCCGATCTATTTGAATGGGCTGGCGAGTTAAGAACGATTGATATTTCAAAGGGAAATACACGTTTCTGTAATGTAGCTAGGATTGAAAAAGAAGCAAATAATCTATTTTCAATGTTAGAAAAAGATAAGTATTTAGTAGAACTACCATACGATGAATTTCTTACTAAGTTAGCTGAGTATTATTGCGATATTAATGTTTTACATCCATTCCGTGAAGGAAATGGTCGTGCCCAACGTTTGTTGTTTGAGCATATTGCAATCAACTGTGGTTACAATATTAATTTTTCAGGCATTACTTCTGAGCAGTGGGTAGCCGCAAATATCCATGGCTATCATTGTAATTATGTGCCAATGAAAGAGCTGTTTTCTGTTTGTGTAACTAAAGCTGAAAAGCGCAGTTAA
- a CDS encoding IS110 family RNA-guided transposase: MSSIQILGIDLGKHSFHVVGHNHLGKEVLRKKYSRNQLISFIAKLEPTIIAFEACGGSHWLARKCIDLGHQAKLIPPQYVKPYVKGNKNDFIDAAAIAEAASRPSMRFVAVKTEDAQVIATIHRIRDGYIKERTACMSRIGAILLEFGLSLPKGHAKMKALFQWLAEQNQELPPSLLNELCSIHEHYSYLSQQIKEQDIKLHDISENNELARLLKTIPGIGDLTSTLCIADVSSSNNFANGRNMAAWLGLVPRQFSTGGKPKLLGVSKRGNKQLRTLFVHGARAVLSRPDTTGKVFGQWLVNLRATKPFNVVVVALANKLARIAWAVLQHRQAFKAAKQP; encoded by the coding sequence ATGTCTTCCATCCAAATTTTAGGTATCGATTTAGGTAAACATAGCTTTCACGTGGTTGGTCATAACCACTTGGGAAAAGAAGTTTTACGGAAAAAATATAGTCGTAATCAATTAATCTCTTTTATTGCGAAGCTAGAACCAACAATAATTGCTTTTGAAGCATGTGGTGGCTCCCATTGGCTCGCTCGAAAATGCATAGACTTAGGCCATCAGGCCAAACTTATCCCGCCTCAATATGTAAAACCTTATGTGAAAGGTAATAAAAATGACTTCATTGATGCGGCTGCGATAGCAGAAGCAGCAAGCCGACCATCTATGCGTTTTGTTGCGGTAAAAACAGAAGATGCACAAGTTATAGCAACCATTCATAGAATTAGAGATGGTTATATAAAAGAACGAACGGCATGTATGTCTAGAATTGGCGCCATTCTACTCGAATTTGGGCTGAGCCTGCCCAAAGGGCATGCGAAGATGAAAGCTCTTTTTCAATGGTTAGCAGAGCAAAATCAAGAATTACCCCCGAGTTTACTCAATGAGTTATGCAGTATTCATGAGCATTACTCTTATTTGAGCCAACAAATAAAGGAACAAGACATTAAGCTTCATGATATTTCTGAAAATAATGAATTAGCTCGGTTATTAAAAACAATTCCTGGTATTGGAGATTTAACATCAACGCTTTGTATCGCTGATGTGAGTTCTTCAAATAACTTTGCAAATGGTCGTAATATGGCAGCATGGCTAGGTCTTGTTCCTAGGCAGTTTTCGACAGGAGGTAAACCCAAGTTATTGGGTGTTAGTAAACGAGGAAATAAACAGCTTCGAACCTTATTTGTTCATGGTGCTAGAGCGGTGCTATCTAGACCTGACACCACAGGGAAAGTATTTGGTCAGTGGTTGGTCAATTTGAGGGCAACCAAGCCGTTTAATGTTGTAGTGGTAGCGCTTGCCAACAAGCTAGCAAGAATAGCTTGGGCGGTGTTACAACACCGCCAAGCTTTTAAGGCTGCAAAGCAGCCATAA
- a CDS encoding YjiH family protein, whose translation MQNSSESIPMSKKKNLLMFLIPSLIGLFLFMAPITYNGDITIPVAVLAKSIQALFGEHLVAMVTGITMFMAVVTILFKLFKPSFITKNEFLFGLLNPSPLWFVVRLIGGAAAAMVFFQFGPEAIWEPNTGGLVLNDLLPVLFSVFIFAGLLLPLLLNFGLLELFGALLSKVMRPVFNLPGRSAIDCMASWLGDGSVGILLTSKQYEGKFYTQREAAVVGTTFSAVSITFSLVVIAQVELESYFLPFYLTVCLAGVVAAIIIPRLPPLSRKKDLFIDGTERDADAELIPEGYTTFSWGLEQAMNKAAKVTSIRNVFGEGVKNAVDMVFGVLPVVMALGTVALVIAEYTSVFTVLGQPFIPFLELLGVPEAAAASQTIVVGFADMFIPSILAASIDSEMTRFVIAAMSVTQLIYMSEVGALLLGSKIPVNIFELFAIFILRTIITLPVIAGMAHLIF comes from the coding sequence ATGCAAAATTCAAGTGAGAGTATACCTATGAGCAAGAAGAAGAATCTTCTAATGTTTCTTATCCCGTCATTAATCGGCTTGTTCCTTTTTATGGCCCCAATAACCTATAACGGTGATATTACTATCCCAGTTGCCGTTTTAGCTAAATCAATTCAGGCTTTATTCGGTGAACACCTAGTAGCTATGGTTACAGGCATCACTATGTTTATGGCAGTAGTAACTATCTTGTTTAAACTATTCAAACCAAGTTTTATTACTAAAAATGAATTCCTATTTGGTTTGTTGAACCCAAGCCCACTTTGGTTCGTCGTTCGCCTAATTGGTGGTGCAGCGGCAGCAATGGTATTTTTTCAATTTGGCCCTGAGGCCATTTGGGAACCAAATACTGGTGGTTTAGTATTAAACGATTTACTTCCTGTTCTTTTTTCTGTATTCATTTTTGCAGGCTTATTATTACCTCTTCTTCTTAACTTTGGTTTACTTGAACTATTTGGTGCTTTGTTAAGTAAAGTGATGCGTCCTGTTTTCAATTTACCAGGTCGTTCTGCTATTGACTGTATGGCATCATGGTTAGGTGATGGTTCTGTTGGTATTCTTTTAACAAGCAAGCAATATGAAGGTAAGTTTTATACTCAACGTGAAGCCGCTGTTGTTGGTACTACTTTCTCTGCAGTATCAATTACTTTCAGCCTTGTTGTTATTGCTCAAGTTGAATTAGAAAGTTATTTTTTACCATTTTATTTAACAGTATGTCTTGCAGGTGTTGTGGCTGCGATTATCATCCCTCGCCTACCGCCATTAAGCCGTAAAAAAGACCTGTTCATTGATGGCACCGAGCGTGATGCTGATGCTGAATTAATCCCAGAAGGATATACAACATTTTCATGGGGTTTAGAGCAAGCGATGAACAAAGCCGCTAAAGTAACTTCTATTAGAAACGTATTTGGTGAAGGCGTTAAGAATGCAGTAGATATGGTATTTGGCGTATTACCAGTGGTTATGGCATTAGGTACTGTCGCTCTTGTTATTGCTGAATATACTTCTGTTTTTACTGTGTTAGGTCAACCGTTTATTCCGTTCCTTGAATTGCTAGGTGTTCCTGAAGCTGCGGCTGCATCTCAAACGATTGTTGTTGGTTTTGCTGATATGTTTATTCCATCAATCTTAGCGGCTTCAATCGATAGTGAAATGACTCGTTTTGTAATTGCTGCAATGTCAGTTACACAGTTAATTTATATGTCTGAAGTTGGTGCTTTATTACTTGGTAGTAAGATTCCAGTAAACATTTTTGAACTGTTTGCTATCTTCATCTTACGTACTATTATCACACTTCCAGTAATTGCAGGTATGGCACATTTAATTTTCTAA
- a CDS encoding GNAT family N-acetyltransferase, with product MKFSTRSAKDSDFEFLFELKKAAEFEPIKAVFGWDDKIQREMHQDEWDEEKPTIIEISGDAVGSYLLQNKGDHFYFCRFFLLPSFHGKGIGSQILSQCLEFADSENKPVKLCYLQGNRVGGLYRKFGFQVTSEDAQFVHMNRVRMCL from the coding sequence TTGAAATTTTCTACGCGTTCAGCGAAAGATAGTGATTTTGAGTTCTTATTTGAACTTAAAAAGGCAGCTGAATTTGAGCCAATTAAGGCTGTATTTGGTTGGGACGATAAAATCCAACGTGAAATGCATCAAGATGAATGGGATGAAGAAAAGCCAACCATTATTGAAATATCAGGTGACGCAGTAGGTAGCTATTTGCTTCAAAACAAAGGTGATCATTTCTATTTTTGCCGTTTCTTTTTATTACCAAGTTTTCACGGAAAAGGCATAGGAAGTCAGATTTTAAGTCAATGTTTAGAGTTTGCTGATAGTGAAAATAAACCAGTGAAATTGTGTTATTTGCAAGGTAATCGGGTAGGCGGTTTATATCGTAAATTTGGTTTCCAAGTAACATCCGAAGATGCTCAATTTGTTCATATGAACCGTGTGAGAATGTGCTTATAA
- a CDS encoding FAD-dependent oxidoreductase, whose amino-acid sequence MDKKPSKKKVAIIGGGVAGSTIAMYLSKFDIEIDLFEQGTSLVNGPPICHLHAGGNLYREISDEQCIALLTESIQTAQFFPHSLNIRPTIIAVPKDDRAEASDLLPRLNLLQKHYQQLIEQSKKNEVFGRPEDYFTTFTKQELFEIAKLEPTNQPRSMTEWMIPFAKTTDLEQIKYPVVIVQEYGLSVFRMASTAQLILSEQSNVNLHLSSRVEKLNKQDNGSWFLSFSNSDTVTNCNFDYVINCAGFRTGIIDDLAQQQTKRLVEFKAAYVTHWNSDFFGKWPEVIFHGERGTPKGMAQLTPYPNGYFQLHGMTEEITLFKDGLSRSSELSSQPQLPEKFINKITNGWKESIQQERTEKAIKHLSQFIASFETASTAGKPLYGAQQIPGDDITLRAATIDYDGHGYFRAEIVKASSAIECAKQIAQQIKLSKEVNTLTQPSNDAVCHLAEQFAIERGYPVELAQTY is encoded by the coding sequence ATGGACAAAAAACCTTCAAAAAAGAAAGTAGCCATCATTGGTGGTGGCGTTGCAGGCTCAACAATTGCAATGTATCTGTCAAAATTTGATATTGAAATTGATCTTTTTGAGCAAGGAACCAGTTTAGTTAATGGCCCACCTATTTGTCATTTACACGCCGGCGGTAATTTGTACCGTGAGATCTCTGATGAGCAATGTATCGCCTTATTAACAGAGTCAATTCAAACCGCTCAATTTTTCCCTCATTCATTAAATATTCGACCGACAATTATCGCTGTACCTAAAGATGATAGAGCTGAAGCGAGCGATCTTTTACCGCGTTTAAATTTATTGCAAAAGCACTATCAGCAACTCATTGAACAATCTAAAAAGAATGAAGTGTTTGGTAGACCAGAAGATTATTTCACGACGTTTACTAAACAAGAATTATTTGAGATTGCAAAACTTGAACCAACAAATCAACCTCGCTCAATGACAGAGTGGATGATCCCATTCGCTAAAACCACAGATTTAGAGCAAATAAAATACCCAGTAGTCATTGTGCAAGAGTATGGGCTAAGTGTATTTAGAATGGCATCAACCGCACAATTAATTCTCAGTGAACAATCCAATGTAAACCTGCACCTTTCAAGTCGAGTTGAAAAATTAAATAAGCAAGATAATGGCAGTTGGTTTTTGAGTTTTTCAAACAGTGACACCGTCACTAATTGTAACTTTGATTATGTCATCAATTGTGCCGGATTTCGCACCGGTATCATAGATGACCTTGCACAACAGCAGACCAAAAGGTTAGTTGAATTTAAAGCTGCTTACGTAACACATTGGAATAGTGATTTTTTTGGGAAATGGCCAGAAGTAATATTTCATGGAGAAAGAGGCACACCAAAAGGAATGGCACAGTTAACCCCGTATCCTAATGGCTATTTTCAATTACACGGTATGACAGAAGAGATTACGTTATTTAAAGATGGGTTATCTCGTTCATCAGAGCTATCGTCTCAACCGCAGTTACCAGAAAAATTCATCAATAAAATTACGAACGGTTGGAAAGAAAGTATTCAGCAAGAACGAACTGAAAAGGCCATCAAACATTTATCACAATTTATTGCTTCGTTTGAAACCGCATCCACAGCTGGTAAACCGCTATATGGTGCTCAACAAATTCCAGGGGATGATATAACACTAAGAGCCGCGACGATTGATTATGATGGTCATGGTTATTTTAGAGCAGAGATAGTAAAAGCCTCATCTGCTATTGAGTGCGCAAAACAAATAGCACAACAAATAAAATTAAGCAAAGAAGTCAATACACTCACTCAACCATCTAATGATGCCGTTTGTCACTTAGCCGAACAGTTTGCCATAGAAAGAGGGTATCCAGTTGAGCTTGCACAAACGTATTAA
- a CDS encoding YhfG family protein: MKYELLVLAAMTRLESPNTQAIVAATGISERKVQSVVNSLVKNLGLNIQRERQGRTFRFSINSWGVFESGKAIQSQLNDIDLVMPSNSMLSSYEEKHAYFEQVKMDNFKESMRLEGHDVASNFDLSLDREQQRQILLSKYSNVNSLEALNG, encoded by the coding sequence ATGAAATACGAATTATTAGTTTTAGCTGCAATGACACGATTAGAATCTCCAAATACTCAAGCTATCGTGGCTGCAACTGGGATTTCTGAACGTAAAGTACAATCCGTAGTTAACTCATTAGTTAAAAATTTAGGCTTAAATATTCAAAGAGAGCGTCAAGGTCGAACCTTCCGTTTTTCTATTAATAGCTGGGGTGTTTTTGAATCAGGAAAAGCGATCCAGTCTCAACTTAATGATATTGATTTAGTTATGCCAAGTAATTCAATGCTTTCTTCTTACGAAGAAAAGCATGCCTATTTCGAGCAAGTTAAAATGGATAACTTTAAAGAAAGTATGCGTTTAGAAGGGCATGATGTTGCTAGTAATTTCGATTTATCACTCGACAGAGAGCAACAACGTCAAATTTTGTTAAGCAAATACTCAAACGTAAATTCGTTAGAGGCGCTCAATGGTTGA
- a CDS encoding beta/gamma crystallin-related protein, which yields MKKIIILTTLLGLSSASHAGFNFDSDNESRIYICTLQPFQDIFAEAGITEDIARYKVQRRCEKSQGEDSIFCKSREAKCNQSTIVLGLEANTNKSVEIYSQSNQMGSSISIEHNEPDLSDYNFDDRMSSYDIPSGWIVRFYEGKNYTGDFYTRKSGEGNAKGFDNKISSIKILSTF from the coding sequence ATGAAAAAAATAATCATTTTAACCACTCTTTTAGGTTTGAGTTCAGCTTCTCATGCTGGATTTAATTTTGATTCAGATAACGAAAGTCGGATATATATCTGTACTCTTCAACCGTTCCAAGACATTTTTGCAGAAGCAGGAATAACAGAGGATATTGCTCGTTATAAAGTGCAACGGCGCTGTGAAAAATCTCAAGGTGAAGATAGTATTTTTTGTAAGTCTCGTGAAGCGAAATGCAATCAATCAACTATCGTACTTGGTCTAGAAGCAAACACAAATAAGAGCGTGGAGATTTACAGTCAGAGTAATCAAATGGGGTCATCGATAAGTATTGAGCATAATGAGCCCGATTTAAGTGATTACAATTTTGACGATAGAATGTCTTCTTATGATATCCCATCAGGTTGGATTGTTCGTTTTTATGAAGGTAAAAATTACACTGGTGACTTTTACACTCGTAAAAGTGGGGAAGGGAACGCGAAAGGGTTTGATAATAAAATTAGCTCGATAAAAATATTGAGCACTTTTTAA
- a CDS encoding ABC-ATPase domain-containing protein gives MEQLEAKLKKLEKRNYRSYTSIKGEYDFTDFTLYIDNVQSDPYAPPTRIRAKRAWSLTHLQWLQETSLDYQRAARDFLARHFSELLEKDATLSIALSGQTVLDHTSVIFDDEGIELRYNINLPAEGREILAKKAINILTFHMPKYVRRTLLARELPIEELKEHCKVIVDQVALRRQLSEHGLVAFVANGSILPRIAGNNDRPMKDAIAFQSPESLEVELMTPNRGPIKGMGIPKGITLIVGGGFHGKSTLLNALERSIYDHIPGDGREYIVTEESTTKIQAEDGRCVHNLNLSNYINHLPMGKDTTCFSTQDASGSTSQAAWLQESLEAQAKALLIDEDTSATNFMIRDERMQALVNNGAEPITPLVDRIGQLRDEMGVSTILVMGGSGDYLDVADTVIQMHDYQAVDVTSKAKEVVASHPTTRVREGSDNLLPTETRQLNRSSLQAILQEGKFRIQAKNKDSLRFGREYIDITAISQLQSSAQVHAIGWMWFQLSQTPGWESNPVEFIAQQLHDNWHEMMPKHGDLAKPRVIEVMATLNRMRVAEFK, from the coding sequence ATGGAACAGCTTGAAGCCAAACTAAAAAAATTAGAAAAACGAAACTACCGTAGTTATACCTCTATTAAAGGGGAATACGATTTTACCGACTTCACTCTGTATATCGATAATGTTCAATCTGACCCTTATGCACCACCAACACGTATTCGTGCAAAACGTGCTTGGTCGTTAACCCATCTTCAATGGCTTCAAGAAACCTCACTTGATTATCAACGTGCCGCTCGTGATTTCTTAGCTCGCCACTTTAGTGAGTTATTAGAAAAAGATGCAACGCTTTCAATTGCGTTATCTGGTCAAACGGTTTTGGACCACACTTCAGTAATTTTTGATGATGAAGGTATTGAACTTCGTTACAACATTAATTTACCGGCTGAAGGTCGTGAGATTTTAGCGAAAAAAGCGATTAATATTTTAACTTTCCATATGCCAAAATATGTACGCCGTACACTTTTAGCTCGTGAACTTCCTATTGAGGAGTTAAAAGAACATTGTAAAGTTATCGTAGACCAAGTCGCTCTTCGTCGTCAGCTTTCTGAGCACGGTTTAGTTGCTTTTGTTGCTAATGGCAGTATTTTACCTCGAATTGCTGGTAATAATGATCGTCCAATGAAAGATGCGATCGCATTTCAGAGCCCTGAATCGTTAGAAGTCGAGCTAATGACACCTAACCGTGGTCCTATTAAAGGAATGGGTATTCCAAAAGGTATAACGCTAATTGTTGGTGGTGGTTTCCATGGTAAATCCACGTTACTTAATGCTTTAGAGCGTTCTATTTATGATCATATCCCTGGTGATGGTCGTGAGTATATTGTAACGGAAGAGTCGACAACAAAAATTCAAGCAGAAGATGGTCGTTGTGTTCATAATTTAAACTTATCGAATTATATTAACCATTTACCTATGGGTAAAGACACAACATGCTTCTCAACTCAAGATGCGTCAGGCTCTACATCACAAGCAGCATGGCTTCAAGAATCACTAGAAGCTCAGGCTAAAGCCCTCTTAATCGATGAAGATACGTCTGCAACCAATTTCATGATCCGCGATGAACGTATGCAAGCATTAGTAAATAATGGTGCAGAACCCATTACTCCTCTTGTCGATCGTATTGGTCAATTACGGGATGAAATGGGCGTATCAACGATTCTTGTTATGGGTGGCTCTGGCGATTATCTTGATGTCGCAGACACAGTTATCCAAATGCATGATTACCAAGCTGTTGATGTGACTTCAAAAGCAAAAGAAGTGGTTGCTTCACACCCTACAACACGTGTTCGTGAAGGCTCTGACAATTTGCTACCAACGGAAACGCGTCAATTAAACCGTTCTTCTCTTCAAGCGATTCTTCAAGAAGGCAAGTTCCGTATTCAAGCTAAAAATAAAGATTCATTACGTTTTGGCCGTGAATACATTGATATTACCGCTATCTCGCAACTTCAATCTTCTGCGCAGGTTCATGCTATTGGTTGGATGTGGTTTCAGTTATCACAAACTCCAGGTTGGGAATCGAATCCTGTTGAGTTTATTGCTCAGCAACTTCATGATAATTGGCATGAAATGATGCCAAAACACGGCGATTTGGCGAAACCTCGTGTTATTGAGGTAATGGCTACACTTAACCGTATGCGTGTAGCTGAATTTAAATAG
- a CDS encoding GNAT family N-acetyltransferase produces the protein MKFSTRSAKDSDFEFLFELKKAAEFEPIKAVFGWDDKIQREMHQDEWDEEKPTIIEMSGEAVGSYLLQNKGDHLYFCRFFLLPKFHGKGIGSQILSQCLEFADSENKPVKLCYLQGNRVGGLYRKFGFQVTSEDAQFIHMSRVRMCL, from the coding sequence TTGAAATTTTCAACGCGTTCAGCGAAAGATAGTGATTTTGAGTTTTTATTTGAACTTAAAAAGGCCGCTGAATTTGAGCCAATTAAGGCTGTATTTGGTTGGGACGATAAAATCCAACGTGAAATGCATCAAGATGAATGGGATGAAGAAAAACCAACCATCATTGAAATGTCAGGTGAAGCTGTAGGTAGCTATTTGCTTCAAAACAAAGGCGACCATTTATATTTTTGCCGCTTCTTTTTATTACCAAAATTTCACGGGAAAGGAATAGGAAGTCAGATTTTAAGCCAATGTTTAGAGTTTGCTGATAGTGAAAATAAACCAGTGAAATTGTGTTATTTACAAGGCAATCGGGTAGGTGGTTTATATCGTAAATTTGGTTTCCAAGTAACATCAGAAGATGCTCAATTTATTCATATGAGCCGTGTGAGAATGTGCTTATAA
- a CDS encoding DUF3297 family protein has protein sequence MNDAKTQPTLPDHLSGNPRSPHHVAECFEHHIGIRLNGKERFDVEEYCISEGWVKIPSPKALDRRGQPMLIKLKGTVEAFYK, from the coding sequence ATGAACGACGCTAAAACTCAACCAACTTTACCAGATCATCTTTCTGGCAACCCTCGTAGCCCACACCACGTTGCTGAATGCTTTGAACATCACATTGGTATTCGTTTAAATGGTAAAGAGCGTTTTGATGTTGAAGAATATTGCATCAGCGAAGGTTGGGTTAAGATCCCTTCACCTAAAGCACTTGACCGTCGTGGACAACCAATGCTAATTAAATTAAAAGGCACAGTTGAAGCTTTTTATAAATAA
- a CDS encoding nucleotidyltransferase domain-containing protein, which produces MINIIERIKAINVRLNASGLNVDFYFFGSILDNEKNSSDVDVLVIYNHFSELDLIKFELSELSIQIPLDLYFMTPEEEVELEFVNRTQAVKV; this is translated from the coding sequence TTGATTAATATAATTGAGCGAATTAAAGCAATTAACGTACGTTTAAATGCATCTGGACTAAATGTGGATTTTTATTTTTTTGGTTCAATTTTGGATAATGAGAAAAACTCAAGTGATGTTGATGTGTTAGTTATTTATAATCATTTTTCAGAGCTTGATTTAATAAAATTTGAATTATCAGAGTTATCTATACAGATACCTCTTGATTTATATTTTATGACTCCAGAAGAAGAAGTCGAGCTTGAGTTTGTGAATAGAACTCAAGCGGTGAAAGTTTAA
- a CDS encoding DUF523 domain-containing protein — protein sequence MAKVLVSSCLLGCKVRYDGNNLEVNTSEFDEFIESNDIISFCPEVAGGLPIPRIPAEICGGTGNDVLDGSAKILGKDGSDVTKAFLNGAELTLKMCLDNDVEYAILTESSPSCGSSSIYNGKFEGVKVSGKGVTCTLLENHGIKVTSQHQLARLKI from the coding sequence ATGGCAAAAGTATTAGTGAGTTCTTGTTTATTAGGCTGCAAAGTCCGCTATGACGGGAATAATCTTGAGGTAAATACGAGCGAGTTTGATGAGTTTATTGAATCAAATGACATTATATCCTTTTGCCCTGAAGTTGCTGGCGGCTTGCCGATACCACGCATTCCCGCAGAAATATGCGGTGGTACAGGAAATGATGTCCTTGATGGCTCAGCTAAAATACTTGGCAAAGATGGTAGCGATGTAACGAAGGCCTTTTTAAACGGCGCTGAACTAACTCTTAAAATGTGCCTAGATAATGACGTTGAATATGCAATTTTAACTGAATCAAGTCCATCTTGTGGCAGCTCCAGTATTTATAATGGTAAGTTTGAAGGTGTTAAGGTCTCAGGAAAGGGCGTAACTTGCACTTTACTTGAAAATCACGGTATTAAAGTTACAAGCCAACATCAATTAGCAAGGTTAAAAATTTAA
- a CDS encoding methylated-DNA--[protein]-cysteine S-methyltransferase: MNQINIQHFKHPYAEFVLGSYDGKLCLCDFRYRKMRSTVDDRIKRSLNAEFVERNDDVLESTKTQLEEYFLGERSVFDIPLLLVGTDFQKSVWGALNKVKYGDIVTYQDLALSIGNESAVRAVGNANGANGLAIIIPCHRVIGSQGELVGYGGGLSLKKRLLELERNLFI; this comes from the coding sequence ATGAATCAGATTAATATCCAACACTTTAAACATCCTTATGCCGAATTTGTGCTTGGCTCATATGACGGTAAGCTTTGTCTTTGTGACTTTCGATATCGTAAAATGAGAAGTACAGTTGATGATCGTATTAAGCGCAGCCTTAACGCTGAATTCGTAGAAAGAAACGACGATGTTTTAGAATCGACCAAAACGCAACTTGAAGAATACTTTCTTGGTGAACGAAGTGTTTTCGATATTCCTTTATTACTGGTTGGTACGGATTTTCAAAAATCGGTGTGGGGCGCATTAAATAAAGTGAAATACGGTGACATTGTAACGTATCAAGATTTGGCTTTATCAATTGGCAATGAAAGCGCGGTTAGGGCGGTTGGAAATGCTAATGGTGCAAATGGATTGGCAATTATAATTCCTTGTCACAGGGTAATTGGCAGCCAAGGTGAGCTTGTTGGCTATGGTGGCGGTTTATCATTGAAAAAACGCCTTTTAGAATTAGAGCGGAATCTCTTCATCTAA